Proteins encoded by one window of Aphidius gifuensis isolate YNYX2018 linkage group LG2, ASM1490517v1, whole genome shotgun sequence:
- the LOC122850077 gene encoding F-actin-uncapping protein LRRC16A isoform X1: protein MSTCSQLTKELNESVKALLGKNVKILLKNVVKLETKPEKLENRVLVFSPCRLFLLTAKVPTRIDCHFHYLEITSVESKRPNQLCLTASERSYNFTTTGTSGVSLLDTSEIDAMIEALHTAIRNIFPTVPLNYVIRKIDVIPPTRLQNIRSSELARSTEATRTTGPCGGFSTQYACMCDLHGVQYREEVSLDVDTIYQSQNTYELNLRDFDHLEQKDLVPIISALEYNTWFKKLRLSNMKLNNECLDRLLHIIKRSLSLEELYFDNIGIKSDFAHKLSLAAISNPNSVLNTIDLSYNLIEDKGATSLCGLIAKLTTGCNINGTTIIGYIPQGLKKLSLTHCSLTSKGISQLSHAFNLNRTITTSLNYLNISDNNIKDDINNLCNYLRQPNTLTYLDIGGVDATLELIFNALQNGCITNLIHLNVSRNIFITKKTKEIPPSFKQFFTSTYTLKYLNISYCKLPLEGLKNLLLGLACNENTNELELDMSGNNLGSMGAHILESCIHGVRCLSSLDISDSNMDVDIGQVITAIGKNKSIKHLYMSKNLLGMKSKNITIIMDSLVQMLQEDDCVLESLYIQDSRLKSDIFNLIDSLGNNKCLKIIDISGNLIGDSGARILAKTLQINTTIKKIIYDKNNITIQGYSDIIYALENNYNIKYMPFPIYDIQQCMKISSERTEQLFKKLQDILQRNISEIKYYNNCNNNIFKLKNGLLLNTTQNNVDRLVIQTQDTIKTLAAETCDLNNDINYATSLIQDADNSKQLSTKLHDLIIQRNMENNLIINNKLNDITFDIHKLLCNCIDDTFELLLKTTNDYCSNIMSQVVMKGGDKSELITVEDDIRNIFKSKNNITIDYINSCIIDKSGTDIIHKINEINLTIAGNIADRINDEIIDLLTRSYKTLIGDYCDRTRSSTPDVLRPSASSISSGSVIGIGTGVHSCHSTTGSIILTNDEHIYAVVSTADSITDNSGTIGGDGDSTTLEDGYPSPCNLMMGSPIINSSNEQSSPTKLEYLNLATPHLSSKRKGININRNLRPKSVTDTVEGLSIDDIPNLLPSIPKEHNNTEGISENEHSLTESLDSISELPNTSGQQLQHLVKTRPKRTKTRAPTRPMLQQTIDSLALGEGLDVFFRPTTPTTPLVSPTSDDISLHTFPQIDGSPNLSVTSQPSIQIDNNDNSKKNNNNNCNSPMLKTLLEPTPRSISSDNLEKFSPIAGRRSQGDTPLTASPLVRRNTNENDSGDFKKKIINTNLPSSTNCQDNNDYCTTNSTIDNKICVKVAKANFEINNDVKFVKINKTIPPAIAPKPRPWSMSTDRKSGEFNNLLSDGSSPNTSAGNTPDSGDALEESIDNGMNGPASLPPTLTGTTVGSLNSSTVEKRSVKELAASLNKGNINDRKENEQNVNSSRSLFHRTVEPISNKVPAVLKKDEEGHKIFKLRRTSFLRDSNYNYDNDTVDV, encoded by the exons ATGTCAACTTGTTCGCAACTTACCAAGGAACTCAATG aatcTGTCAAGGCTCTTTTGggtaaaaatgttaaaatattattaaaaaacgttGTTAAACTTGAAACGAAACctgaaaaacttgaaaatcgTGTTTTG gtatTTTCACCATGTCGATTATTTTTGCTCACTGCCAAGGTTCCAACTCgg ATCGattgtcattttcattatttggaAATAACATCAGTAGAATCAAAACGTCCAAATCAGCTATGTTTAACAGCAAGCGAAAGAAGTTATAATTTCACAACAACTGGTACATCTGGTGTATCATTATTAGATACAAGTGAAATTGATGCAATGATAGAAGCATTACATACAGCaataagaaatatatttccaACAGTACCACTTAATTATGTTATACGTAAAATAGATGTTATACCACCAACAAGATTACAAAATATACGTAGTAGTGAATTAGCAAGAAGTACTGAGGCAACACGTACAACTGGACCATGTGGTGGTTTTTCAACTCAATATGCATGTATGTGTGATTTACATGGTGTACAATATCGTGAAGAAGTATCTCTAGATGTTGATACAATATATCAATCACAAAatacatatgaattaaatttacgtGATTTTGATCATCTTGAACAAAAAGATTTAGTGCCAATAATATCAGCACTCGAGTACAATACatggtttaaaaaattacgtttatcaaatatgaaattaaacaATGAATGTCTTGATCGTTTGCTACACATAATCAAACGTTCATTGTCATTggaagaattatattttgataatattggtATTAAATCAGATTTTGctcataaattatcattagCAGCAATATCAAATCCAAATAGTgtattaaatacaattgatttatcatataatttaattgaagatAAAGGTGCAACATCATTATGTGGTTTAATTGCAAAATTAACAACTGGTTGTAATATAAATGGTACAACAATTATTGGCTATATACCAcaaggtttaaaaaaattatcattaacacaTTGTAGTTTAACATCAAAGGGTATATCACAATTATCACatgcatttaatttaaatagaacaataacaacatcattaaattatttaaatatcagtgataataatattaaagatgatattaataatttatgtaattatttacgTCAACCAAATACATTAACATATTTAGATATTGGTGGTGTTGATGCAacacttgaattaatatttaatgcaTTACAAAATGGTtgtattacaaatttaatacatttaaatgtatcacgtaatatatttataactaaaaaaaccAAAGAAATACCTCCtagttttaaacaattttttacatcaacatatacacttaaatatttaaatatatcatattgTAAATTACCATTAGAgggattaaaaaatttattacttggTTTAGCAtgtaatgaaaatacaaatgaactTGAGCTTGATATGAGTGGTAATAATTTAGGTTCAATGGGTGCACATATATTGGAATCATGTATACATGGTGTACGTTGTTTATCATCACTTGATATTAGTGATAGTAATATGGATGTTGATATTGGACAAGTTATAACAGctattggtaaaaataaatcaataaaacatttatatatgagtaaaaatttacttggtatgaaaagtaaaaatataacaattattatggATTCATTGGTACAAATGTTACAAGAAGATGATTGTGTATTAGAATCATTATACATACAAGATTCACGTTTAAAaagtgatatatttaatttaattgattcattaggtaataataaatgtttaaaaattattgatattagtGGTAATTTAATTGGTGATAGTGGTGCACGTATATTAGCTAAAACattacaaattaatacaacaattaaaaaaattatatatgataaaaataatataacaatacaAGGTTATTCAGATATTATTTAtgcacttgaaaataattataatattaaatatatgccATTTCCAATATATGATATACAACAATGTATGAAAATATCATCTGAACGTActgaacaattatttaaaaaattacaagatatattacaaagaaatattagtgaaattaaatattataataattgtaataataatatatttaaattaaaaaatggtttattattaaatacaacacaaaataatgttgataGACTTGTTATACAAACACAAGATACAATTAAAACACTTGCTGCTGAAACTtgtgatttaaataatgatattaattatgcAACAAGTTTAATACAAGATGCTGATAATTCAAAACAACTATCAACAAAACTAcatgatttaataatacaacgtaatatggaaaataatttaattattaataataaattaaatgacataacatttgatatacataaattattatgtaattgtATTGATGatacatttgaattattattaaaaacaacaaatgattattgttCAAATATTATGAGTCAAGTTGTTATGAAAGGTGGTGATAAAAGTGAACTAATAACAGTTGAAGATGATATacgtaatatatttaaatctaaaaataatataacaattgattatattaattcatgtattattgataaaagtggtacagatattattcataaaattaatgaaattaatttaacaattgctGGTAATATTGCTGATCGtattaatgatgaaattattgatttattaacaagATCATATAAAACATTAATTGGTGATTATTGTGATCGTACTAGATCAAGTACACCAGATGTATTAAGACCAAGTGCTAGTTCAATAAGTAGTGGTAGTGTTATTGGTATTGGTACTGGTGTACATTCATGTCATTCAACAACTGGTAgtattatattaacaaatgatGAACATATTTATGCTGTTGTATCAACTGCTGATTCAATAACTGATAATTCAGGAACAATTGGAGGTGATGGTGATTCAACAACACTTGAAGATGGTTATCCATCACCATGTAATTTAATGATGGGATCaccaattattaattcatcaaatgaACAATCATCACCAAca AAATTGGAATATTTAAATCTT gCAACTCCACATCTTTCAAGTAAAAGAAAAGGCATTAATATTAATCGTAATTTACGTCCAAAATCAGTAACTGATACTGTTGAAGgtttatcaattgatgatataCCAAATTTACTTCCATCAATTCCAAAAGAACATAATAATACAGAAGGTATATCAGAAAATGAGCATAGTTTAACTGAAAGTCTTGATTCAATATCTGAATTACCAAATACATCTGGACAACAATTACAGCATTTAGTTAAAACACGTCCAAAAAGAACTAAAACACGTGCACCAACACGTCCAATGTTACAACAAACAATTGATTCATTAGCACTTGGTGAAGGTTTAGATGTATTTTTTCgaccaacaacaccaacaacaccatTAGTATCACCAACAAGTGATGATATATCACTTCATACATTTCCACAAATTGATGGTAGTCCAAATTTAAGTGTAACAAGTCAACCAAGtatacaaattgataataatgataatagtaaaaaaaataataataataattgtaattcaccaatgttaaaaacattattagaaCCAACACCAAGATCAATATCAAgtgataatttagaaaaattttcaccaaTTGCTGGACGTAGATCACAAGGTGATACACCATTAACAGCATCACCACTTGTACGTagaaatacaaatgaaaatgattctggtgattttaaaaaaaaaataataaatacaaatttaccatcatcaacaaattgtcaagataataatgattattgtacaacaaattcaacaatagataataaaatatgtgttAAAGTAGCAAAagcaaattttgaaataaataatgatgttaaatttgttaaaataaataaaacaataccaCCAGCAATAGCACCAAAACCAAGACCATGGAGTATGAGTACTGATAGAAAATCtggtgaatttaataatttattaagtgATGGTTCATCACCAAATACATCAGCAGGTAATACACCAGATTCTGGTGATGCATTGGaagaatcaattgataatggAATGAATGGTCCTGCTTCATTACCACCAACATTAACTGGTACAACTGTTGGATCATTAAATAGTAGCACTGTTGAAAAAAGATCAGTCAAAGAATTAGCAGCTAGTTTAAATAAAGgaaatattaatgatagaaaagaaaatg aacaAAATGTTAATTCATCAAGATCATTGTTTCATCGTACTGTTGAACCAATTTCCAACaag gtaCCAGCAGTATTGAAAAAGGATGAAGAAGGCCACAAGATATTTAAACTTCGACGTACATCTTTTCTTCGTGATTCAAATTACAATTACGACAATGACACTGTTGACGTATAG
- the LOC122850077 gene encoding F-actin-uncapping protein LRRC16A isoform X3, protein MSTCSQLTKELNESVKALLGKNVKILLKNVVKLETKPEKLENRVLVFSPCRLFLLTAKVPTRIDCHFHYLEITSVESKRPNQLCLTASERSYNFTTTGTSGVSLLDTSEIDAMIEALHTAIRNIFPTVPLNYVIRKIDVIPPTRLQNIRSSELARSTEATRTTGPCGGFSTQYACMCDLHGVQYREEVSLDVDTIYQSQNTYELNLRDFDHLEQKDLVPIISALEYNTWFKKLRLSNMKLNNECLDRLLHIIKRSLSLEELYFDNIGIKSDFAHKLSLAAISNPNSVLNTIDLSYNLIEDKGATSLCGLIAKLTTGCNINGTTIIGYIPQGLKKLSLTHCSLTSKGISQLSHAFNLNRTITTSLNYLNISDNNIKDDINNLCNYLRQPNTLTYLDIGGVDATLELIFNALQNGCITNLIHLNVSRNIFITKKTKEIPPSFKQFFTSTYTLKYLNISYCKLPLEGLKNLLLGLACNENTNELELDMSGNNLGSMGAHILESCIHGVRCLSSLDISDSNMDVDIGQVITAIGKNKSIKHLYMSKNLLGMKSKNITIIMDSLVQMLQEDDCVLESLYIQDSRLKSDIFNLIDSLGNNKCLKIIDISGNLIGDSGARILAKTLQINTTIKKIIYDKNNITIQGYSDIIYALENNYNIKYMPFPIYDIQQCMKISSERTEQLFKKLQDILQRNISEIKYYNNCNNNIFKLKNGLLLNTTQNNVDRLVIQTQDTIKTLAAETCDLNNDINYATSLIQDADNSKQLSTKLHDLIIQRNMENNLIINNKLNDITFDIHKLLCNCIDDTFELLLKTTNDYCSNIMSQVVMKGGDKSELITVEDDIRNIFKSKNNITIDYINSCIIDKSGTDIIHKINEINLTIAGNIADRINDEIIDLLTRSYKTLIGDYCDRTRSSTPDVLRPSASSISSGSVIGIGTGVHSCHSTTGSIILTNDEHIYAVVSTADSITDNSGTIGGDGDSTTLEDGYPSPCNLMMGSPIINSSNEQSSPTKLEYLNLATPHLSSKRKGININRNLRPKSVTDTVEGLSIDDIPNLLPSIPKEHNNTEGISENEHSLTESLDSISELPNTSGQQLQHLVKTRPKRTKTRAPTRPMLQQTIDSLALGEGLDVFFRPTTPTTPLVSPTSDDISLHTFPQIDGSPNLSVTSQPSIQIDNNDNSKKNNNNNCNSPMLKTLLEPTPRSISSDNLEKFSPIAGRRSQGDTPLTASPLVRRNTNENDSGDFKKKIINTNLPSSTNCQDNNDYCTTNSTIDNKICVKVAKANFEINNDVKFVKINKTIPPAIAPKPRPWSMSTDRKSGEFNNLLSDGSSPNTSAGNTPDSGDALEESIDNGMNGPASLPPTLTGTTVGSLNSSTVEKRSVKELAASLNKGNINDRKENGTSSIEKG, encoded by the exons ATGTCAACTTGTTCGCAACTTACCAAGGAACTCAATG aatcTGTCAAGGCTCTTTTGggtaaaaatgttaaaatattattaaaaaacgttGTTAAACTTGAAACGAAACctgaaaaacttgaaaatcgTGTTTTG gtatTTTCACCATGTCGATTATTTTTGCTCACTGCCAAGGTTCCAACTCgg ATCGattgtcattttcattatttggaAATAACATCAGTAGAATCAAAACGTCCAAATCAGCTATGTTTAACAGCAAGCGAAAGAAGTTATAATTTCACAACAACTGGTACATCTGGTGTATCATTATTAGATACAAGTGAAATTGATGCAATGATAGAAGCATTACATACAGCaataagaaatatatttccaACAGTACCACTTAATTATGTTATACGTAAAATAGATGTTATACCACCAACAAGATTACAAAATATACGTAGTAGTGAATTAGCAAGAAGTACTGAGGCAACACGTACAACTGGACCATGTGGTGGTTTTTCAACTCAATATGCATGTATGTGTGATTTACATGGTGTACAATATCGTGAAGAAGTATCTCTAGATGTTGATACAATATATCAATCACAAAatacatatgaattaaatttacgtGATTTTGATCATCTTGAACAAAAAGATTTAGTGCCAATAATATCAGCACTCGAGTACAATACatggtttaaaaaattacgtttatcaaatatgaaattaaacaATGAATGTCTTGATCGTTTGCTACACATAATCAAACGTTCATTGTCATTggaagaattatattttgataatattggtATTAAATCAGATTTTGctcataaattatcattagCAGCAATATCAAATCCAAATAGTgtattaaatacaattgatttatcatataatttaattgaagatAAAGGTGCAACATCATTATGTGGTTTAATTGCAAAATTAACAACTGGTTGTAATATAAATGGTACAACAATTATTGGCTATATACCAcaaggtttaaaaaaattatcattaacacaTTGTAGTTTAACATCAAAGGGTATATCACAATTATCACatgcatttaatttaaatagaacaataacaacatcattaaattatttaaatatcagtgataataatattaaagatgatattaataatttatgtaattatttacgTCAACCAAATACATTAACATATTTAGATATTGGTGGTGTTGATGCAacacttgaattaatatttaatgcaTTACAAAATGGTtgtattacaaatttaatacatttaaatgtatcacgtaatatatttataactaaaaaaaccAAAGAAATACCTCCtagttttaaacaattttttacatcaacatatacacttaaatatttaaatatatcatattgTAAATTACCATTAGAgggattaaaaaatttattacttggTTTAGCAtgtaatgaaaatacaaatgaactTGAGCTTGATATGAGTGGTAATAATTTAGGTTCAATGGGTGCACATATATTGGAATCATGTATACATGGTGTACGTTGTTTATCATCACTTGATATTAGTGATAGTAATATGGATGTTGATATTGGACAAGTTATAACAGctattggtaaaaataaatcaataaaacatttatatatgagtaaaaatttacttggtatgaaaagtaaaaatataacaattattatggATTCATTGGTACAAATGTTACAAGAAGATGATTGTGTATTAGAATCATTATACATACAAGATTCACGTTTAAAaagtgatatatttaatttaattgattcattaggtaataataaatgtttaaaaattattgatattagtGGTAATTTAATTGGTGATAGTGGTGCACGTATATTAGCTAAAACattacaaattaatacaacaattaaaaaaattatatatgataaaaataatataacaatacaAGGTTATTCAGATATTATTTAtgcacttgaaaataattataatattaaatatatgccATTTCCAATATATGATATACAACAATGTATGAAAATATCATCTGAACGTActgaacaattatttaaaaaattacaagatatattacaaagaaatattagtgaaattaaatattataataattgtaataataatatatttaaattaaaaaatggtttattattaaatacaacacaaaataatgttgataGACTTGTTATACAAACACAAGATACAATTAAAACACTTGCTGCTGAAACTtgtgatttaaataatgatattaattatgcAACAAGTTTAATACAAGATGCTGATAATTCAAAACAACTATCAACAAAACTAcatgatttaataatacaacgtaatatggaaaataatttaattattaataataaattaaatgacataacatttgatatacataaattattatgtaattgtATTGATGatacatttgaattattattaaaaacaacaaatgattattgttCAAATATTATGAGTCAAGTTGTTATGAAAGGTGGTGATAAAAGTGAACTAATAACAGTTGAAGATGATATacgtaatatatttaaatctaaaaataatataacaattgattatattaattcatgtattattgataaaagtggtacagatattattcataaaattaatgaaattaatttaacaattgctGGTAATATTGCTGATCGtattaatgatgaaattattgatttattaacaagATCATATAAAACATTAATTGGTGATTATTGTGATCGTACTAGATCAAGTACACCAGATGTATTAAGACCAAGTGCTAGTTCAATAAGTAGTGGTAGTGTTATTGGTATTGGTACTGGTGTACATTCATGTCATTCAACAACTGGTAgtattatattaacaaatgatGAACATATTTATGCTGTTGTATCAACTGCTGATTCAATAACTGATAATTCAGGAACAATTGGAGGTGATGGTGATTCAACAACACTTGAAGATGGTTATCCATCACCATGTAATTTAATGATGGGATCaccaattattaattcatcaaatgaACAATCATCACCAAca AAATTGGAATATTTAAATCTT gCAACTCCACATCTTTCAAGTAAAAGAAAAGGCATTAATATTAATCGTAATTTACGTCCAAAATCAGTAACTGATACTGTTGAAGgtttatcaattgatgatataCCAAATTTACTTCCATCAATTCCAAAAGAACATAATAATACAGAAGGTATATCAGAAAATGAGCATAGTTTAACTGAAAGTCTTGATTCAATATCTGAATTACCAAATACATCTGGACAACAATTACAGCATTTAGTTAAAACACGTCCAAAAAGAACTAAAACACGTGCACCAACACGTCCAATGTTACAACAAACAATTGATTCATTAGCACTTGGTGAAGGTTTAGATGTATTTTTTCgaccaacaacaccaacaacaccatTAGTATCACCAACAAGTGATGATATATCACTTCATACATTTCCACAAATTGATGGTAGTCCAAATTTAAGTGTAACAAGTCAACCAAGtatacaaattgataataatgataatagtaaaaaaaataataataataattgtaattcaccaatgttaaaaacattattagaaCCAACACCAAGATCAATATCAAgtgataatttagaaaaattttcaccaaTTGCTGGACGTAGATCACAAGGTGATACACCATTAACAGCATCACCACTTGTACGTagaaatacaaatgaaaatgattctggtgattttaaaaaaaaaataataaatacaaatttaccatcatcaacaaattgtcaagataataatgattattgtacaacaaattcaacaatagataataaaatatgtgttAAAGTAGCAAAagcaaattttgaaataaataatgatgttaaatttgttaaaataaataaaacaataccaCCAGCAATAGCACCAAAACCAAGACCATGGAGTATGAGTACTGATAGAAAATCtggtgaatttaataatttattaagtgATGGTTCATCACCAAATACATCAGCAGGTAATACACCAGATTCTGGTGATGCATTGGaagaatcaattgataatggAATGAATGGTCCTGCTTCATTACCACCAACATTAACTGGTACAACTGTTGGATCATTAAATAGTAGCACTGTTGAAAAAAGATCAGTCAAAGAATTAGCAGCTAGTTTAAATAAAGgaaatattaatgatagaaaagaaaatg gtaCCAGCAGTATTGAAAAAGGATGA